The Saccharomyces cerevisiae S288C chromosome VII, complete sequence genome includes a region encoding these proteins:
- the SNU71 gene encoding Snu71p (Component of U1 snRNP required for mRNA splicing via spliceosome; yeast specific, no metazoan counterpart), whose product MRDIVFVSPQLYLSSQEGWKSDSAKSGFIPILKNDLQRFQDSLKHIVDARNSLSETLLNSNDDGSIHNSDQNTGLNKDKEASIADNNSANKCATSSSRYQELKQFLPISLDQQIHTVSLQGVSSSFSRGQIESLLDHCLNLALTETQSNSALKVEAWSSFSSFLDTQDIFIRFSKVDEDEAFVNTLNYCKALFAFIRKLHEDFKIELHLDLNTKEYVEDRTGTIPSVKPEKASEFYSVFKNIEDQTDERNSKKEQLDDSSTQYKVDTNTLSDLPSDALDQLCKDIIEFRTKVVSIEKEKKMKSTYEESRRQRHQMQKVFDQIRKNHSGAKGSANTEEEDTNMEDEDEEDDTEDDLALEKRKEERDLEESNRRYEDMLHQLHSNTEPKIKSIRADIMSAENYEEHLEKNRSLYLKELLHLANDVHYDHHRSFKEQEERRDEEDRAKNGNAKELAPIQLSDGKAISAGKAAAITLPEGTVKSENYNADKNVSESSEHVKIKFDFKKAIDHSVESSSEDEGYRESELPPTKPSERSAAEDRLPFTADELNIRLTNLKESRYVDELVREFLGVYEDELVEYILENIRVNQSKQALLNELRETFDEDGETIADRLWSRKEFRLGT is encoded by the coding sequence ATGAGGGATATTGTATTTGTATCACCGCAGCTGTATTTGTCATCACAGGAGGGTTGGAAAAGTGATTCTGCCAAAAGTGGGTTCATCCCTATCCTCAAAAATGATCTACAACGTTTTCAGGACTCATTAAAACATATAGTTGACGCCAGAAACAGCTTATCAGAGACACTGCTAAATAGCAACGATGATGGGAGTATACACAATTCTGACCAGAATACTGGTTTGAATAAAGACAAAGAGGCTTCAATAGCAGATAACAATAGTGCTAACAAGTGCGCCACAAGCTCTTCCCGTTACCAAGAGCTCAAACAATTTCTTCCCATTTCCTTAGACCAACAGATTCATACAGTATCTTTACAAGGTGtctcttcatcattttctcGCGGACAGATAGAATCATTGCTAGACCACTGTTTGAATTTAGCGTTGACTGAAACTCAAAGCAATTCCGCATTGAAAGTAGAAGCTTggtcttctttttcttcgtttTTAGATACCCAGGACATTTTTATAAGATTCAGTAAggttgatgaagatgaggcATTTGTTAATACGCTGAACTACTGCAAAGCCTTATTCGCGTTTATTAGAAAGCTACATGAGGATTTCAAGATTGAGTTACACTTGGATTTGAACACAAAAGAATATGTCGAAGACCGAACAGGAACTATACCGAGTGTTAAGCCAGAAAAGGCTAGCGAATTTTAttctgttttcaaaaacattGAAGATCAAACAGACgaaagaaattcaaagaaagaacagTTGGATGACTCTTCCACACAATACAAAGTGGATACAAACACTTTAAGTGATTTGCCATCGGATGCTTTGGACCAATTGTGCAAGGATATAATAGAATTTAGGACAAAAGTTGTCAGTatagagaaagaaaaaaaaatgaaaagtacGTACGAGGAAAGTAGGCGTCAAAGACACCAAATGcaaaaagtttttgatcaaataaggaaaaaccACTCAGGAGCCAAAGGGAGCGCCAATACAGAGGAGGAGGATACTAATatggaagatgaagatgaggagGATGACACTGAAGACGACCTTGCCTTAgagaagagaaaagaagaaagagacCTGGAAGAATCAAATCGTAGATATGAGGATATGTTACACCAATTACATTCCAATACAGAGCCTAAGATAAAATCCATTAGGGCTGATATCATGAGTGCTGAAAACTATGAGGAACATTTGGAGAAAAATCGCTCATTATATTTGAAGGAGCTATTACACCTTGCCAACGACGTTCATTACGACCACCATAGATCTTTCAAGGAGCAAGAGGAAAGAAGGGACGAAGAGGATAGAGctaaaaatggaaatgCAAAGGAACTGGCGCCTATACAACTATCGGATGGTAAGGCCATATCTGCAGGGAAGGCTGCCGCCATCACCCTTCCTGAAGGCACTGTGAAGAGCGAGAACTATAACGCGGACAAGAATGTGTCTGAGAGCTCAGAACACGTCAAGATCAAATTCGACTTTAAGAAGGCTATTGATCACTCAGTTGAAAGCTCTAGCGAAGACGAGGGATACAGAGAGAGCGAGCTACCTCCAACAAAACCCTCCGAGAGAAGCGCGGCAGAGGACCGTTTGCCATTTACAGCAGATGAACTGAACATAAGACTAACTAATCTGAAGGAATCGCGCTACGTGGACGAACTGGTGCGTGAATTCCTCGGCGTCTACGAGGACGAGCTGGTGGAATACATTCTTGAGAACATCCGCGTGAACCAGAGCAAACAGGCCCTTTTAAATGAGCTAAGGGAGACTTTCGACGAGGACGGGGAAACGATAGCTGATAGACTGTGGAGTCGTAAAGAATTTCGCTTGGGGACCTGA
- the MSB2 gene encoding Msb2p (Mucin family member involved in various signaling pathways; functions as osmosensor in the Sho1p-mediated HOG pathway; functions in Cdc42p- and MAP kinase-dependent filamentous growth signaling pathway; processed into secreted and cell-associated forms by aspartyl protease Yps1p; potential Cdc28p substrate), translated as MQFPFACLLSTLVISGSLARASPFDFIFGNGTQQAQSQSESQGQVSFTNEASQDSSTTSLVTAYSQGVHSHQSATIVSATISSLPSTWYDASSTSQTSVSYASQESDYAVNQNSWSASTNQLPSTSTTSYYAPTFSTSADFAASSVNAASDVSTASVPIDTSANSIPFTTTSNIETTTSAPLTSDTPLISTSTMSAADNVFSSANPISASLTTTDSSESFDQTSTAGAIPVQSSADFSSSSEILVQSSADFSSPSSPTTTDISLSAAPLQTSESSSFTTASAALPVSSTDVDGSSASPVVSMSAAGQIASSSSTDNPTMSETFSLTSTEVDGSDVSSTVSALLSAPFLQTSTSNSFSIVSPSVSFVPSQSSSDVASSSTANVVSSSFSDIPPQTSTSGSVVSVAQSASALAFQSSTEVYGASASSTMSSLLSTTSLQSTTLDSSSLASSSASSSDLTDYGVSSTASIPLLSASEQASTSSSFSVVSPSVSFVPSQSSSDVASTSAPSVVSSSFSYTSLQAGGSSMTNPSSSTIVYSSSTGSSEESAASTASATLSGSSSTYMAGNLQSQPPSTSSLLSESQATSTSAVLASSSVSTTSPYTTAGGASTEASSLISSTSAETSQVSYSQSTTALQTSSFASSSTTEGSETSSQGFSTSSVLVQMPSSISSEFSPSQTTTQMNSASSSSQYTISSTGILSQVSDTSVSYTTSSSSVSQVSDTPVSYTTSSSSVSQVSDTPVSYTTSSSSVSQVSDTPVSYTTSSSSVSQVSDTPVSYTTSSSSVSQVSDTSVPSTSSRSSVSQVSDTPVPSTSSRSSVSQTSSSLQPTTTSSQRFTISTHGALSESSSVSQQASEITSSINATASEYHSIQTTAATQSTTLSFTDANSSSASAPLEVATSTPTPSSKASSLLLTPSTSSLSQVATNTNVQTSLTTESTTVLEPSTTNSSSTFSLVTSSDNNWWIPTELITQAPEAASTASSTVGGTQTMTLPHAIAAATQVPEPEGYTLITIGFKKALNYEFVVSEPKSSAQIFGYLPEALNTPFKNVFTNITVLQIVPLQDDSLNYLVSVAEVYFPTAEIEELSNLITNSSSAFYTDGMGTAKSMAAMVDSSIPLTGLLHDSNSNSGGSSDGSSSSNSNSGSSGSGSNSNSGVSSSSGNSYQDAGTLEYSSKSNSNVSTSSKSKKKIIGLVIGVVVGGCLYILFMIFAFKYIIRRRIQSQEIIKNPEISSISSSEFGGEKNYNNEKRMSVQESITQSMRIQNWMDDSYYGHGLTNNDSTPTRHNTSSSIPKISRPIASQNSLGWNEV; from the coding sequence ATGCAGTTTCCATTCGCTTGTCTCCTATCGACCCTTGTAATTAGTGGGTCATTGGCCCGGGCCAGCCCCTTCGACTTTATATTCGGCAATGGAACGCAACAAGCTCAGAGCCAAAGCGAGAGTCAAGGTCAAGTTTCTTTCACCAATGAAGCTTCTCAGGATAGTTCCACCACCTCTTTGGTAACAGCCTATTCTCAAGGTGTTCATTCGCACCAGTCTGCAACAATAGTGAGTGCCACAATCTCTTCCCTCCCATCTACTTGGTATGATGCGAGCTCCACTTCCCAGACTTCTGTGTCATATGCCAGTCAAGAATCCGACTATGCCGTTAATCAAAACTCTTGGAGCGCGTCTACTAATCAACTGCCATCTACCAGTACGACAAGCTACTATGCGCCAACCTTCAGTACATCGGCCGATTTTGCTGCTTCTAGTGTAAATGCAGCTTCTGATGTCTCCACTGCCAGTGTTCCCATTGATACGAGTGCTAATTCTATCCCTTTCACAACTACAAGTAACATAGAGACTACAACGAGTGCACCTCTCACTTCGGACACTCCACTTATTTCCACTAGTACGATGTCCGCAGCTGATAACGTATTTTCGTCAGCAAACCCTATTTCTGCCTCCCTAACAACCACCGATAGTTCAGAAAGTTTTGACCAAACTTCGACTGCTGGTGCCATTCCGGTGCAAAGTTCAGCAGATTTTAGTAGTTCTAGTGAAATTTTAGTACAAAGTTCGGCGGATTTCAGTAGCCCTAGTTCTCCAACTACTACCGATATATCGCTATCAGCTGCCCCACTGCAAACAAGTGAATCAAGCAGTTTTACCACTGCATCAGCAGCTCTACCAGTAAGTTCAACAGACGTTGATGGCTCAAGCGCCTCACCTGTAGTGAGCATGAGCGCCGCAGGACAAATAGCTAGCTCAAGCAGCACAGATAATCCAACTATGTCAGAAACCTTTTCGTTAACATCTACAGAAGTTGATGGTTCCGATGTTTCATCAACAGTGAGCGCATTATTATCGGCTCCTTTTTTACAAACAAGTACTTCCAACAGTTTCAGCATTGTTAGCCCATCGGTATCTTTTGTTCCATCACAGAGTTCCTCAGACGTTGCTAGCTCCAGTACTGCAAATGTAGTTAGTTCATCCTTTTCTGATATTCCACCGCAAACTAGTACCTCAGGGAGCGTAGTTTCGGTAGCGCAATCCGCATCTGCCCTCGCATTTCAAAGTTCAACAGAGGTATATGGTGCCAGTGCCTCGAGCACAATGAGTTCATTATTATCAACTACTTCGCTACAGTCTACTACTTTGGATAGCTCAAGTTTAGCTAGCTCCTCTGCGTCGAGTTCAGACCTTACAGATTATGGCGTCTCCAGTACAGCAAGCATACCGCTGTTGTCAGCCTCAGAACAAGCAAGTACTTCCAGCAGTTTTAGCGTTGTTAGCCCTTCGGTATCTTTTGTTCCATCACAAAGTTCCTCAGATGTTGCTAGCACCAGTGCTCCAAGTGTAGTTAGTTCATCCTTTTCTTATACTTCACTGCAAGCAGGTGGCTCTAGCATGACCAATCCCTCTTCATCAACTATAGTATATTCAAGTAGTACTGGCAGTTCTGAGGAATCCGCTGCATCTACAGCTTCTGCAACACTGTCGGGCTCCTCGTCTACTTATATGGCAGGAAATTTGCAATCACAGCCTCCATCCACTTCAAGTTTGCTTTCGGAGTCTCAAGCTACAAGCACTTCAGCTGTGCTAGCTAGCAGTTCTGTTTCTACAACTTCACCCTATACCACTGCAGGTGGTGCATCTACAGAGGCCTCATCCCTCATATCATCTACATCTGCGGAAACTTCCCAGGTAAGTTATTCACAAAGCACAACTGCATTGCAAACTTCCTCATTCGCATCGTCTTCAACAACAGAAGGAAGTGAAACATCTAGTCAAGGTTTTTCTACCAGCTCTGTTTTAGTTCAAATGCCTTCTTCGATTTCCAGCGAATTCTCACCCTCTCAGACGACAACTCAAATGAATTCTGCAAGCTCATCATCTCAGTACACTATATCATCCACTGGTATACTTTCTCAGGTTTCAGACACATCGGTGTCTTATACAACTTCAAGTTCGTCTGTTTCTCAAGTTTCAGACACACCAGTTTCTTATACAACTTCAAGTTCGTCTGTTTCTCAAGTTTCAGACACACCGGTTTCTTATACAACTTCAAGTTCGTCTGTTTCTCAAGTTTCAGACACACCAGTTTCTTATACAACTTCAAGTTCATCTGTTTCTCAAGTTTCAGACACACCGGTTTCTTATACAACTTCAAGTTCGTCCGTTTCTCAAGTTTCAGACACGTCAGTACCTTCTACAAGTTCCAGATCGTCCGTTTCTCAAGTCTCAGACACTCCGGTGCCTTCTACAAGTTCAAGGTCGTCCGTTTCTCAAACATCTAGCTCACTACAGCCCACCACTACATCCTCCCAACGTTTCACCATTTCCACTCATGGAGCGCTTTCTGAAAGTAGTTCTGTTAGCCAACAAGCTTCTGAGATTACTAGCTCAATCAATGCAACAGCTTCCGAATACCATAGCATCCAGACAACCGCGGCTACTCAATCCACAACTCTATCTTTTACCGACGCAAACAGCAGTTCTGCTTCCGCTCCATTGGAAGTGGCAACGTCTACGCCAACCCCATCTTCAAAGGCATCCTCTCTGTTGCTTACACCATCAACATCCTCTTTAAGTCAGGTTGCTACAAATACTAATGTACAGACGAGTTTAACAACGGAATCGACGACCGTTTTAGAACCATCAACGACTAACAGTTCCAGTACGTTTAGTCTGGTCACTTCAAGTGACAACAATTGGTGGATTCCAACTGAGTTAATCACGCAGGCACCAGAAGCTGCATCCACTGCATCTTCTACCGTTGGAGGAACACAAACTATGACTTTGCCCCATGCAATTGCAGCCGCGACACAAGTTCCCGAGCCTGAGGGCTACACCCTAATCACAATAGGGTTCAAAAAAGCTTTGAACTACGAATTTGTTGTATCAGAACCAAAATCATCGGCTCAAATCTTCGGATACTTGCCTGAAGCTCTGAACACACCTTTTAAGAACGTATTCACAAACATTACGGTACTACAAATAGTGCCATTACAGGATGACTCACTCAACTACTTAGTAAGTGTTGCTGAAGTATACTTTCCAACTGCAGAAATAGAGGAGCTGTCAAATCTAATTACCAACTCTTCAAGCGCTTTTTACACGGATGGAATGGGTACAGCAAAATCTATGGCTGCAATGGTTGATTCCTCAATACCGCTAACGGGCCTCTTACACGATAGTAACAGCAACTCTGGCGGATCTTCGGACGGATCCTCCTCCAGTAATTCGAACTCAGGATCTTCAGGTTCAGGATCTAATTCGAACTCCGGTGTGTCTTCATCTTCCGGAAATTCCTATCAAGATGCCGGTACTTTGGAATATTCATCCAAATCTAACTCCAACGTATCCACTTCTAgcaaatcaaagaaaaaaatcattggTTTAGTTATCGGCGTTGTTGTTGGTGGATGcttatatattttattcatGATTTTTGCTTTCAAGTATATCATAAGAAGGCGGATTCAAAGTCAAGAAATTATCAAGAACCCAGAAATTTCCAGTATCAGTTCAAGTGAATTTGGTGGagagaaaaattacaataatgaaaagagaATGAGCGTTCAAGAATCCATAACACAATCTATGCGAATTCAAAATTGGATGGATGATAGTTACTATGGTCACGGGTTGACAAATAATGACTCAACTCCAACCAGGCACAATACATCGAGTTCCataccaaaaatttcaagacCAATTGCTAGCCAAAACTCCCTGGGTTGGAACGAAGTTTGA
- the EAT1 gene encoding putative hydrolase (Ethanol acetyltransferase; green fluorescent protein (GFP)-fusion protein localizes to the mitochondrion), whose translation MSRLAHNKALPYKIIVDLSFHRTRLPSDVSSLIKFEQRPAIINIHGLLGSHVMFHSLNKLLSRKLDADIFSVDVRNHGISPKAIPYDYTTLTNDLIYFIETHIGLERPIYLLGFSMGGKIALLTTLYKNINIRKCISIDLPPYETPELDPMILQNYDLIMRIIRRDVKILRGSPSWQKKVLELFKSLECNKRKCGGAVALYFANGFLSVKSNNVHQAQLHYEQQQHDPYINYSMPLSSMPNLLDEVKKWPDLSNQRDFFQKGTASRKVLFMKGLQSNFINNDYSLLRYNFPCADVREFNTGHNLLLENPEDSFKCILNFFAEETLDFE comes from the coding sequence ATGTCGAGACTAGCGCATAATAAAGCGCTACCTTATAAAATAATTGTCGATTTATCATTCCATAGAACGCGTTTACCCTCAGATGTTTCATCGCTAATAAAATTCGAGCAAAGACCTGCAATTATTAACATCCATGGCCTTTTGGGCTCACACGTGATGTTTCATTCTCTCAATAAGCTTCTTTCAAGGAAGCTTGACGCGgatattttttctgttGATGTAAGAAATCATGGCATTTCACCAAAAGCAATACCTTATGACTACACTACACTGACCAATGAtttgatttattttattgaaacTCATATTGGCTTGGAGAGACCTATTTATTTACTGGGATTCTCTATGGGTGGTAAAATTGCATTATTAACCACATTGTACAAGAATATTAATATACGAAAGTGTATATCAATTGATTTACCGCCTTATGAAACCCCAGAATTAGATCCCATGATATTACAAAACTATGACTTAATAATGCGGATTATCCGCAGAGATGTCAAGATTTTAAGAGGTTCCCCCAGCTGGCagaaaaaagttcttgagcttttcaaaagtttggAATGTAATAAGAGGAAATGTGGTGGAGCTGTGGCACTCTACTTTGCCAACGGTTTTCTTTCTGTAAAATCCAATAATGTACACCAAGCACAGTTACACTAtgaacaacaacagcatGATCCTTATATAAATTACTCAATGCCTCTCTCCAGCATGCCGAACCTGTTGGATgaagtgaaaaaatggCCGGATCTATCGAACCAAAGGgacttcttccaaaaaggCACAGCCAGTCGTAAAGTTTTATTCATGAAAGGCCTGCAGTCTAACTTTATTAACAATGATTATTCCCTCCTGAGGTATAACTTTCCCTGTGCTGATGTCCGAGAATTTAATACTGGGCATAATTTACTGTTGGAGAATCCAGAGGACTCATTCAAATGTATTCTGAACTTTTTTGCGGAGGAGACGCTggattttgaataa
- a CDS encoding uncharacterized protein (hypothetical protein) yields the protein MSRLRRFNRKILSLSSDYTHDGESDQEDVSILPLDTEEQEELIQKFETNAHITNKLYINLLSILYLLYGGLLMILVRKSRGYIKLALLAGANSLICSCITLRYDIVNDYLLFKKFKLRVSNFSINIINIILLVLMAWISFNHVVEDKKTVLCLQVPMFLFWVAVLVKRWARNIEDEIADLRCLKYKYKNA from the coding sequence ATGTCCAGATTAAGAAGATTCAATAGAAAGATCTTAAGCTTGAGTTCTGACTACACTCATGACGGTGAATCTGATCAAGAAGATGTATCCATATTACCATTAGATACAGAAGAGCAGGAAGAACTCATACAAAAATTTGAGACTAATGCTCACATCACAAATAAGCTGTACATAAACCTGTTAAGCATATTGTATTTGCTATATGGCGGACTGCTAATGATACTCGTAAGAAAATCGCGAGGGTATATTAAGTTAGCACTTCTTGCTGGCGCTAATTCTTTGATCTGTTCGTGCATCACACTTAGATATGATATTGTAAACGACTAtcttttgttcaaaaagtttaaGTTAAGAGTGAgcaatttttctattaaCATAATAAACATTATTTTACTAGTACTTATGGCTTGGATAAGTTTCAATCATGTGGTcgaagataaaaaaacgGTGCTCTGTTTGCAAGTTCCAATGTTTTTATTCTGGGTCGCTGTGCTTGTGAAAAGATGGGCTCGAAATATCGAAGATGAAATCGCAGATCTAAGATGCTTGAAAtacaaatacaaaaatgcTTAG
- a CDS encoding uncharacterized protein (Endoplasmic reticulum hypothetical protein; deletion confers resistance to fluconazole and to osmotic stress), with protein MAVYSYYPIDMVLLAHLIGIIYLIIILGTLVMLFS; from the coding sequence ATGGCGGTTTATTCATACTATCCAATTGACATGGTTTTGCTCGCTCACCTCATTGGCATCATCTACTTAATTATAATTCTAGGTACATTGGTCatgttgttttcttga
- a CDS encoding uncharacterized protein (Pyridoxamine-phosphate oxidase-related protein (PNPO-RP); deletion causes significant increase in 4.5.6-NADH3): MSHQMAPWIPMFIQSCKNNTEPFVSFQFATVDELTNKPRCRTVVFRDFLFHDKRTNVLTFNTDMRSSKITESFITPNSNNSSDSKRCETPFFEACFYFPETWEQYRFSGQCFTISKQFKKIPAEIVTKYDIFSPRFSETNDDSTDEEIDTPINDDDDDDKNNDADNNDINEDNKLIESIENDEHHEDEDDYYPQPQEWEAELLRQWSSLSRHTKSLYRKPAPGQKLTSETSKQLDKLHRGVDGAKEDAGLENFGIVCLCVDSVDFLNLKEGRGGERWIFQKTDGKDEDLWEEQEVCP, from the coding sequence ATGTCGCATCAAATGGCGCCATGGATACCCATGTTTATTCAATCGTGCAAAAATAACACTGAACCGTTTGTATCATTTCAATTTGCTACTGTTGACGAACTAACGAACAAACCACGTTGTAGAACGGTAGTGTTCAgagattttttatttcatgaCAAAAGAACTAATGTGTTGACTTTTAACACTGATATGAGGAGCTCAAAGATAACTGAATCATTTATAACTCCAAATTCAAATAACTCTAGCGACAGCAAAAGATGTGAGACTCCATTTTTCGAAGCATGTTTCTATTTCCCGGAAACTTGGGAGCAGTATCGCTTCAGTGGCCAATGCTTTACAATATCTAAACAATTTAAGAAAATACCGGCTGAGATTGTAACCAAGTATGACATATTTTCACCGCGGTTTTCAGAGACAAATGATGACAGCACTGACGAAGAAATAGATACTCCAATTaacgacgacgacgacgacgataaaaataatgacgCCGACAATAATGACATTAACGAAGATAACAAACTTATAGAATCCATAGAGAACGATGAACACCATGAGGATGAAGACGACTACTACCCTCAACCACAAGAATGGGAGGCTGAATTACTAAGACAATGGTCCTCTCTATCAAGGCATACCAAGTCATTGTATAGGAAGCCAGCCCCGGGCCAGAAACTTACCTCTGAAACTAGCAAACAACTGGACAAACTCCATAGAGGAGTTGACGGTGCTAAAGAGGACGCTGGACTGGAAAACTTTGGTATTGTCTGTCTTTGTGTTGATTCtgttgattttttgaacttgaaAGAGGGAAGAGGTGGTGAAAGATGGATTTTCCAGAAAACCGACGGCAAAGACGAAGATCTGTGGGAGGAACAAGAAGTGTGTCCGTGA
- a CDS encoding uncharacterized protein (hypothetical protein; mRNA identified as translated by ribosome profiling data; partially overlaps the uncharacterized ORF YGR017W), with the protein MIDISHGHTSCSSHRSSSLPSVFWKIHLSPPLPSFKFKKSTESTQRQTIPKFSSPASSLAPSTPLWSLSSCLLVSEVSFWPGAGFLYNDLVCLDREDHCLSNSASHSCG; encoded by the coding sequence ATGATTGACATTTCTCACGGACACACTTCTTGTTCCTCCCACAGATCTTCGTCTTTGCCGTCGGTTTTCTGGAAAATCCATCTTTCACCACCTCTTCCCTCTttcaagttcaaaaaatcaacaGAATCAACACAAAGACAGACAATACCAAAGTTTTCCAGTCCAGCGTCCTCTTTAGCACCGTCAACTCCTCTATGGAGTTTGTCCAGTTGTTTGCTAGTTTCAGAGGTAAGTTTCTGGCCCGGGGCTGGCTTCCTATACAATGACTTGGTATGCCTTGATAGAGAGGACCATTGTCTTAGTAATTCAGCCTCCCATTCTTGTGGTTGA